Within Flavobacterium pisciphilum, the genomic segment ATCAAGATATCTTATTTTTTCATCAAACAATTCTATTTGCTTTTCAAGAAATGTTCTTCTCCACATTGGACCAGAAACGTAATATGTAATCTTCCCAGTAAAATAATCTTCTATTATATTATTTGATAAAATTTTATTTTCAAAAATTTTATCTCCTGTATCTGTGTCAAAAAAATCAGCCCTAGCAACAACAGCATCAAACTCTTCTTCAAAGTTTTCTACTCTATTTGCAATAGAATTTTCAAAAAGCAAATCGTCACTATCAAACCAATAGATGTAATATCCTTTGCTTTTTTCAAAACCAAAATTCCTGCATGCATTTGGGCCTTTTGTTAAATATTGAGGCCGATTGTATAACTTAAAACGGTTATCTGTACTTATATATGCAGAAACTATTTCAGTAGTACTATCATTTGAACCATCGTCAACAATTATGCATTCCCAGTTTGTGTAAGACTGTGCAGTAATGCTAGCAAGCGTTTCAATTATTAAACCTGCTCGATTATAGGTTGGAATGATTATGGAGATTAGGTGTGTCATTATTCTAAATTCTAAACAAATTTTTTTCCTTTATAAAATAAACCTCCTTTTTTAAAAATCATAAATGCCAATAAAGCCATTAGTAGTTTTAATTTATAATACATGCTTATAGTTCTATTTTTAAGAATGTTTTTAAGAAAAATACTAATTGCATCTCTATAATGTTTTGCAAACAGTGCGTTTTTATAGGCAATTAAAATATAATCTGACAAATATTCTTTTAGATTCTTTTTATCCTTCTTGTCTTGAATTAAAGTATAAATTTTAGTCCTTGCTAATGCATAACTTAAGTTTCGAATATTTACTTTAGATCCATATGATATACTTTCTGAATGTTTCCTAACATAAACTAATTTTTCTTGGATTATAGCATAATTTGGATAATCTAATAAAATTCTTGAATGAAATTCCCATTCTTGAGCTGCTCGTAATTCTTCATCAAATGAAAAATTATTGTCCTCTAAGAATTTCCTTTCCCATAATGGAATTGAAGTAAGAAATTTGATGTTTTCATAAACATAATCTTCAAATGGGCTTTTGGAATCTATATTATCATAAGCAAATAATTCGTTCTCAAAAGTATCCTCAAATGCTAAAATCCTACATACAGAAAAGAAATAATTTGAATTTTCTAAACTGTTTAATTGAACAGTAATTTTATCAGAACGCATGATATCATCGCTATCAAACCAATTAACAAATTCTCCACTTGATATTTCAAAACCATAGTTCCTTGCAGCATTTCCTCCTTTATGGCGGTTTTTTGGGCGATGATGAAATTGAAAACGATTGTCCTTCTTTACATACTCATTCACAACTTTTTCAGTATCATCTATAGAGCCATCATCTACAATAATACACTCCCAGTTTCCATAAGTCTGCCCTAGAATACTATCAAGTGTTTCTCTTATAAGAGTTGCTCTATTATAAGTGGGTATTATAATAGAAACAAGCGGATTACTTTGCATTAATCTTAAAAATTTGTTCTTGTAATTTGAATGCTAATTTTTCATTTTTTACTTTCAAAGCAGTATCAAATAATTCTACTATTTTCTTTTTAACTACTTCTTCAGAATATAAATTGAATAATATTTTTTTATTTAGTTCATGTTCTTTATTATTTAATGGAACCAAATCTGTTGCTTTAAGGCTTTTAAAATCAAAAATTTTAATTCCATAATCTTTAAACGATTTATAAACTGGGCTTTTAGAATTTACAAAAATTCTTGCGCCAAAATATCCCATAATAACAATATTACCAACTCCTTGCTGACGAATATGATTAAAAACAACTACTCCACAACTTAATAAAATTTTATTATATTCCTGCAAAGTCATGAAATCAATTAGCGGAACAAAATTTTCTCCAAGTAGTTCCTTTCCTTTTCGAATTATAAATTCTTTATAATCTTTACTTCCTCCATAACTTAGAGGAACATAAACCTTTTTACTACCCAAATTTATTTGTGATAGTTTAAGAAAAATATCCAAATGATTATTCGAAGGATCTGCGGAATTACCAACTAAAATATTGTTACTTCGTAAAACAGTATCTGATATTTTATCCCCTAACGAATCTTGTATACATCCATAAGCAAATGGTGCATAAATCGCTTTAACGCCGATTTTTCTTATAATTTTAAGCTCATCAAAAACAACTGGAACAACAATATCAATTCTTGTAGCAGCATTATAAAAAACCGTATTAAAATTCTTGTTTAATATATTTTCTATCTTTGATGGCAAAACGTATTTGAAAAA encodes:
- a CDS encoding glycosyltransferase family 2 protein, which translates into the protein MQSNPLVSIIIPTYNRATLIRETLDSILGQTYGNWECIIVDDGSIDDTEKVVNEYVKKDNRFQFHHRPKNRHKGGNAARNYGFEISSGEFVNWFDSDDIMRSDKITVQLNSLENSNYFFSVCRILAFEDTFENELFAYDNIDSKSPFEDYVYENIKFLTSIPLWERKFLEDNNFSFDEELRAAQEWEFHSRILLDYPNYAIIQEKLVYVRKHSESISYGSKVNIRNLSYALARTKIYTLIQDKKDKKNLKEYLSDYILIAYKNALFAKHYRDAISIFLKNILKNRTISMYYKLKLLMALLAFMIFKKGGLFYKGKKFV
- a CDS encoding glycosyltransferase family 2 protein, which produces MTHLISIIIPTYNRAGLIIETLASITAQSYTNWECIIVDDGSNDSTTEIVSAYISTDNRFKLYNRPQYLTKGPNACRNFGFEKSKGYYIYWFDSDDLLFENSIANRVENFEEEFDAVVARADFFDTDTGDKIFENKILSNNIIEDYFTGKITYYVSGPMWRRTFLEKQIELFDEKIRYLDDWDFNLRMIYQNPKIKFLEGTSFRYRSHPFSLSKQVGYLNIEELKSECIARNKHLNLLLKHNIKNSKIEHFVLSRYKVIMRDILIDRNKSSFYFFKILFLTQLRFKDFKGLAKTCIGFPVYYFFNKGYILIK
- a CDS encoding TDP-N-acetylfucosamine:lipid II N-acetylfucosaminyltransferase, yielding MKLKNNNKIIHVFDDDKFIDPAIKLFESVYPGISEYWIIKKQGEAFQYITSTIVNAFDASDKESFKKFIRRINTIEDSCPIIFLHALDQTKQNIVLELSCKVVKVWFIWGYDLYGNWPLLKNTIFEKYTKSYIDQAEKQKIKNKLIFSNSSFWVFKNLRFFKYVLPSKIENILNKNFNTVFYNAATRIDIVVPVVFDELKIIRKIGVKAIYAPFAYGCIQDSLGDKISDTVLRSNNILVGNSADPSNNHLDIFLKLSQINLGSKKVYVPLSYGGSKDYKEFIIRKGKELLGENFVPLIDFMTLQEYNKILLSCGVVVFNHIRQQGVGNIVIMGYFGARIFVNSKSPVYKSFKDYGIKIFDFKSLKATDLVPLNNKEHELNKKILFNLYSEEVVKKKIVELFDTALKVKNEKLAFKLQEQIFKINAK